Sequence from the Pseudomonas sp. LS.1a genome:
TGGCCACTCCACCAGAGCGGTCACTTCGTCCAGCAGCGCCGGTGGCACGATGGCTGTGCCTTCCTGCTGCATGGCCAGCTCGGCGGTACGCTTGCTGATCAGCTCGCGGCGCTCGGCGAAGTCGGCCAGCACGTACGCTTTGCGCAGGTCTTCGACGTAGTTGGCCGGGGTGGTGATGACCACGTTTTCCGGGTGGTGGAAGCGATGGCCACGGGATTCACGGCCGGCCTTCTGCGACAGGATGGTGCAGTCGACCACCTGGTCGCCCAGCAGCATCACCAGCCATTGGGTCGGGCGCACGAACTCTTCACGGCTGGCCGCCCAGCGCATGCGCTTGGGGATCGGCAGGTCGTTGAGCGAATCTTCGACGATGGTCGGCAGCAGGCCAGCGGTGGCCTTGCCCGGGATGTGCTGGGAGAAGCGCAGCTTGGGGCCGCTCTGGTCGATTTCCGACAGCTCCACACCGCATTTCTTGGCAAAGCCCAAGGCAGCCTGGGTCGGCTCGCCGTCTTTGAAAGCAGCCTGCAGGGGCGGGCCGTCGATGTTGATGCTGCGGTCAGGCTGCTGCACGTCCAGCTGGCGGATCAGCACGGCCAGGCGACGCGGCGCGGCGTATACCTGCTTGCCGGTGTAGTTCAGGCCAGCGGCCTGCAGGCCTTTCTCGATACCGGCCAGGAAAGCTTCGCCGAGGCTGGCGAGGGCCTTCGGCGGCAGCTCTTCGGTGCCCAGTTCTACCAGGAAATCTTGAGCACTCATTGTGCAGCCTCCAGCTTAGCCAACACTTCGTCACGCAGTTCAGGGGTAGCCATCGGGAAGCCCAGGCGTGCACGGGCTTGCAGATAGCTTTGCGCCACGTCCCGGGCCAGGGTACGTACACGCAGGATGTAGCGCTGGCGCTCGGTTACCGAGATGGCGCGGCGGGCGTCCAGCAGGTTGAAGGTGTGCGAGGCCTTCAGGACCATTTCATAAGTCGGCAGCGGCAGCTCAAGCTTGATCAGGCGGTTGGCTTCGCTTTCGTAGAAGTCGAACAGTTCGAACAGCTTCTCGACGTTGGCGTGTTCGAAGTTGTAGGTCGACTGCTCCACTTCGTTCTGGTGGAACACGTCACCGTAGGTGACCTTGCCGAACGGGCCGTCGGCCCACACCAGGTCGTACACCGAGTCGACGCCCTGGATGTACATGGCCAGGCGCTCGAGGCCGTAGGTGATTTCACCGGTGACCGGGTAGCACTCGATGCCGCCTACCTGCTGGAAGTAGGTGAACTGGGTGACTTCCATGCCGTTGAGCCAGATTTCCCAACCCAGGCCCCAGGCGCCGAGGGTCGGCGATTCCCAGTTGTCTTCGACGAAGCGAATGTCGTGGACCAGCGGGTCCAGGCCGATGGCTTTCAG
This genomic interval carries:
- the glyQ gene encoding glycine--tRNA ligase subunit alpha translates to MSQPTPAVRTFQDLILALQNYWAEQGCVVLQPYDMEVGAGTFHTATFLRAVGPETWNAAYVQPSRRPADGRYGENPNRLQHYYQFQVVLKPNPANFQELYLGSLKAIGLDPLVHDIRFVEDNWESPTLGAWGLGWEIWLNGMEVTQFTYFQQVGGIECYPVTGEITYGLERLAMYIQGVDSVYDLVWADGPFGKVTYGDVFHQNEVEQSTYNFEHANVEKLFELFDFYESEANRLIKLELPLPTYEMVLKASHTFNLLDARRAISVTERQRYILRVRTLARDVAQSYLQARARLGFPMATPELRDEVLAKLEAAQ